The Pseudomonas sp. G2-4 genome window below encodes:
- a CDS encoding 1-acyl-sn-glycerol-3-phosphate acyltransferase, with amino-acid sequence MMGEFDAIRPYDDSEVPAVLARLLGDKAFLDILTHFRFPRLAGAFGWMLKPLIAQRLRREFAGVTSVATLQDKVEFYVDHTIERATDGVTYTGVEQFKSGSAYLFIANHRDIVMDPAFVNYAVYHAGLPTPRIAIGDNLLQKPFVSDLMRLNKSFIVHRSITGRREKMAAYQLLSAYINHSIRNDCASIWIAQAEGRAKDGDDRTESAILKMFHMSRKDEPFGEVIRSLNLTPVSISYEYDPCDQAKARELYIRATTGTYTKVPGEDDVSIAKGITGYKGRVHVNFAAPITELFEDTKQLALEMDRQILGGYRLFPVHYLAYAQWADADPQLQVPKADEVFGTEELAKAEEEWQRRLDACPQEHRPFLVQQYATPVRNQYRVKAGLPL; translated from the coding sequence ATGATGGGCGAATTCGATGCCATCCGACCTTACGACGACAGCGAAGTCCCAGCGGTGCTGGCACGGCTGCTCGGCGACAAGGCGTTTCTAGATATCCTCACCCACTTCCGCTTCCCACGCCTGGCCGGCGCCTTCGGCTGGATGCTCAAACCTCTTATAGCGCAAAGATTGCGTCGTGAGTTCGCCGGAGTGACATCGGTCGCCACTTTGCAGGATAAGGTGGAGTTCTACGTCGACCACACCATCGAGCGGGCCACCGATGGCGTGACCTACACCGGGGTGGAGCAATTCAAGTCCGGCAGTGCGTACCTGTTCATCGCCAACCACCGCGACATCGTCATGGACCCGGCCTTCGTCAACTACGCCGTGTACCACGCCGGCCTGCCGACCCCGCGCATCGCCATTGGCGATAACCTGCTGCAAAAGCCATTCGTCAGCGACCTGATGCGCTTGAACAAGAGTTTCATCGTGCACCGCTCCATCACCGGGCGGCGGGAAAAAATGGCGGCGTACCAATTGCTGTCGGCCTACATCAACCACTCGATCCGCAACGATTGCGCCTCCATCTGGATCGCCCAGGCCGAGGGCCGGGCCAAGGACGGCGACGACCGTACCGAATCGGCGATCCTCAAGATGTTCCACATGAGCCGCAAGGACGAGCCGTTTGGCGAGGTGATCCGGTCACTGAACCTCACACCCGTGTCGATCAGCTACGAGTACGATCCGTGCGACCAGGCCAAGGCCCGCGAGCTGTACATTCGCGCTACCACCGGTACCTACACCAAGGTACCGGGCGAGGATGACGTGAGCATCGCCAAGGGCATCACCGGCTACAAGGGTCGGGTCCACGTGAACTTCGCCGCGCCGATCACCGAGCTGTTCGAGGACACCAAGCAATTGGCCCTGGAGATGGACCGGCAGATTCTCGGCGGCTATCGCCTGTTCCCGGTGCATTACCTGGCCTACGCCCAATGGGCCGACGCCGACCCGCAGTTGCAGGTGCCCAAGGCGGACGAGGTGTTTGGTACCGAAGAGCTGGCCAAGGCCGAGGAAGAATGGCAACGCCGGCTGGATGCTTGCCCGCAAGAACACCGGCCGTTCCTGGTGCAGCAATATGCGACGCCGGTGCGTAATCAGTATCGGGTCAAGGCGGGATTGCCGCTATAA